One window of Nitrospirota bacterium genomic DNA carries:
- a CDS encoding ribonuclease Z (member of metallo-beta-lactamase family; the purified enzyme from Escherichia coli forms dimeric zinc phosphodiesterase; in Bacillus subtilis this protein is a 3'-tRNA processing endoribonuclease and is essential while in Escherichia coli it is not; associates with two zinc ions), producing the protein MKPSFHHRLVNGPFEDPCLYVRFLRERRAFLFDAGNLGRLGQADLLKLSDVFISHTHIDHFIGFDTVLRALLRREAPLRVFGPRNLIECVEGKLRGYTWNLVEQYPLVIEAFAIEDGSVRASRFSARARFRREDRGERPFDGSLLREESFRVRAAVLEHDTDSVAYALEEDIHINIDKAALEEMGLPVGPWLSELKALIRRGAGDDTKLEVAGRPWRLADLRRAVLITEGQKISFATDASPTGDNLARIESLVAGSHVLYCEAYFLDEDRGRARERHHLTAAMAGRLAREAGVKTLVPIHFSPKYRNAPRLPRDEALEAFAGGR; encoded by the coding sequence ATGAAGCCTTCATTCCACCACCGACTGGTCAACGGCCCCTTCGAGGACCCCTGCCTTTACGTCCGGTTTCTCCGGGAGAGAAGGGCCTTTCTCTTCGACGCCGGAAACCTGGGCAGGCTCGGCCAGGCCGACCTCCTCAAGCTCTCCGACGTGTTCATAAGCCATACGCACATAGACCACTTCATCGGGTTCGACACCGTGCTCAGGGCCCTCTTGAGGAGAGAGGCGCCCTTGCGGGTCTTCGGTCCCCGCAATCTCATCGAGTGCGTGGAGGGGAAGCTGAGGGGCTACACCTGGAACCTGGTGGAGCAGTATCCGCTGGTCATCGAGGCCTTCGCCATCGAGGACGGCTCCGTCCGGGCGTCCCGCTTCTCGGCCCGGGCCCGCTTCCGCAGGGAAGACCGGGGAGAGCGTCCCTTCGACGGCTCTCTCCTCAGGGAGGAGAGTTTCCGGGTACGGGCCGCCGTCCTTGAGCACGACACAGACAGCGTGGCATATGCCCTCGAGGAAGACATCCACATAAACATCGACAAGGCCGCCCTCGAGGAGATGGGTCTTCCCGTGGGCCCCTGGCTCAGCGAGCTGAAGGCGCTCATCCGTCGAGGGGCCGGCGATGACACGAAGCTGGAGGTAGCGGGACGGCCCTGGAGGCTTGCGGATCTTCGCCGGGCCGTCCTCATCACCGAGGGGCAGAAAATCTCCTTTGCCACCGATGCCTCCCCCACGGGGGACAACCTGGCTAGAATAGAGTCCTTGGTGGCGGGCTCCCACGTCCTTTACTGCGAGGCCTACTTCCTCGATGAGGACCGCGGCCGCGCCAGGGAGAGGCATCACCTGACGGCGGCCATGGCGGGGAGGCTGGCCCGGGAGGCGGGGGTGAAGACACTGGTGCCCATCCACTTCTCCCCCAAGTACCGGAACGCCCCTCGCCTGCCCAGGGACGAGGCCCTGGAGGCCTTCGCCGGGGGGCGCTGA